TGTAGAACATTCCACATCCAAATAAATTTATGACAATTAAGCCCGATTTTGAAAAACTGGAAGAATACCAAAACCGCCTACGCAAGTTAAATGAAATTAAAAAGTTGGGGATCACTCCCTATCCTGCTAAATTCACACCATCTCATCACGCGTCAAAAATGCATCAGGAATACGATGGGCAACAGATCGGCCACAGTGAAGACGCTGCGGCAGGAGAAACGCCTTCGGTGACAGTATCTGGAAGACTGGTGCTGTTTCGCGCTATGGGAAAAAACGCGTTCGCCCAGATTCAGGATCACACGGGTCGGATCCAAGTGATGTTCAACCGCGACCAGACTGCGCTAGAGGGATACCACTCCGAAAATCCAAACGATTCGAAACCGATCAAATTAATCGAAAAAAAATTTGATCTTGGAGACATCATCGGCATAGAAGGCAATCTTTTCTTTACTCAGAAGGGAGAATTGACCATTTATGCCAAAAAAGTGACCCTTCTTTGCAAAACCTTGCTTCCGCTTGCCGACAAGCATTCCGGCTTAGCTGACAAAGAAACTCGCTACCGCAAACGCTGGCTTGACCTGATTACGCATGAAGAAGTTCGCTCGACGTTTAGGAAGAGAAGCAAAATTTTGAGCATGATTCGGCGTTTTTTTGAAAATCAAGACTTTATTGAAGTGGAAACACCTGTTTTGCAGAGCATTTACGGTGGGGCGGAAGCACGTCCATTCGTGACAAAACTCAACGCGCTTGATCAGGAAATGTATATGCGGATCAGCTTGGAAATCCCTCTAAAAAAGCTAATCGTTGGTGGGATGGACAAAGTCTTTGAGATCGGTCGCGTATTCAGAAATGAAGGAATCGACCGCACCCATAATCCGGAATTTACCCTACTCGAAGCATACGCTGCACACTGGGATTACAATGACATGATGCGGACAATGGAGAATCTAGTGGAAAAGCTAGCTCTTGAGCTCCACGGAACGACTCTCTTGAAAGTTACTGATCCGGAATCCGGAAAGGAAGCTGAAATTGACGTCAAGGCGCCGTGGAAACGGATGACAATGAAAGAGAGCATCAACACTTACGCAAATATCGATGTCGATGCGCTGTCCGATGAAGAGCTTTACAAACTTGTTCTGGAGTGCAGCCACCTGGAAGCAAAAAAAATTAAGACCTTCCCACGCGGCCTCATGATCAACGCTCTTTTCGAACATAAGGTCGAACCTCATCTGATTCAGCCTCACCATATCACTGACTTCCCTATTGAAACCACCCCTCTTTGCAAACCACATCGAGATCCAGCGGAAAGAGAGAAGGGGATTGTCGAGCGCTTCGAAAGCTTTATCATGGGAGGCGAGTTCAGCAATGCCTATACAGAACTCAATGATCCTGTGATTCAGTATCAACTACTTGCGGAGCAGGCTGCACGCAAAGCAACCGGAGACGAAGAGGCAAACCCTTTCGATCATGAATTTGTCGAAGCAATTTGCCAAGGAATGCCTCCAACAGGAGGAATTGGGATTGGTATCGATCGCTTGGTCATGCTATTGACCCATTCTACCTCCATTAGAGATGTTCTCTTCTTTCCCTGGATGAAACCACAATAATGATCGGTATAACCCCCTTCTTAACATAGAATTAAAAATGATCATGCTATAATCATGGCATGAAATTAGATGATTTTTA
This genomic window from Waddlia chondrophila WSU 86-1044 contains:
- the lysS gene encoding lysine--tRNA ligase, with the translated sequence MTIKPDFEKLEEYQNRLRKLNEIKKLGITPYPAKFTPSHHASKMHQEYDGQQIGHSEDAAAGETPSVTVSGRLVLFRAMGKNAFAQIQDHTGRIQVMFNRDQTALEGYHSENPNDSKPIKLIEKKFDLGDIIGIEGNLFFTQKGELTIYAKKVTLLCKTLLPLADKHSGLADKETRYRKRWLDLITHEEVRSTFRKRSKILSMIRRFFENQDFIEVETPVLQSIYGGAEARPFVTKLNALDQEMYMRISLEIPLKKLIVGGMDKVFEIGRVFRNEGIDRTHNPEFTLLEAYAAHWDYNDMMRTMENLVEKLALELHGTTLLKVTDPESGKEAEIDVKAPWKRMTMKESINTYANIDVDALSDEELYKLVLECSHLEAKKIKTFPRGLMINALFEHKVEPHLIQPHHITDFPIETTPLCKPHRDPAEREKGIVERFESFIMGGEFSNAYTELNDPVIQYQLLAEQAARKATGDEEANPFDHEFVEAICQGMPPTGGIGIGIDRLVMLLTHSTSIRDVLFFPWMKPQ